The Piliocolobus tephrosceles isolate RC106 chromosome 2, ASM277652v3, whole genome shotgun sequence genome window below encodes:
- the TMEM41A gene encoding transmembrane protein 41A codes for MRPLLGLLLVFAGCTFALYLLSTRLPRGRRLGSTEEAGGRSLWFPSDLAELRELSEVLRDYRKEHQAYVFLLFCSAYLYKQGFAIPGSSFLNVLAGALFGPWLGLLLCCVLTSVGATCCYLLSSIFGKQLVVSYFPDKVALLQRKVEENRNSLFFFLLFLRLFPMTPNWFLNLSAPILNIPIVQFFFSVLIGLIPYNFICVQTGSILSTLTSLDALFSWDTVFKLLAIAMVALIPGTLIKKFSQKHLQLNETSTANHIHSRKDT; via the exons ATGCGCCCGCTGCTCGGCCTCCTTCTGGTCTTCGCTGGCTGCACCTTCGCCTTGTACTTGCTGTCGACGCGACTGCCCCGCGGGCGGAGACTGGGCTCCACCGAGGAAGCTGGAGGCAG GTCCCTGTGGTTCCCCTCCGACCTGGCAGAGCTGCGGGAACTCTCTGAGGTCCTTCGAGACTACCGGAAGGAGCACCAGGCCTACGTGTTCCTGCTCTTCTGCAGCGCCTACCTCTACAAACAGGGCTTTGCCATCCCTGGCTCCAGCTTCCTG AATGTTTTAGCTGGTGCCTTGTTTGGGCCATGGCTGGGGCTTCTGCTGTGTTGTGTGTTGACCTCGGTGGGTGCCACATGCTGCTACCTGCTCTCCAGTATTTTTGGCAAACAGTTGGTGGTGTCCTACTTTCCTGATAAAGTGGCCCTGCTGCAGAGAAAG GTGGAGGAGAACAGAAAcagcttgttttttttcttattgtttttgagacTTTTCCCCATGACCCCAAACTGGTTCTTGAACCTCTCGGCCCCGATCCTGAACATCCCCATCGTACAGTTCTTCTTCTCAGTTCTTATCG GTTTGATCCCATACAATTTCATCTGTGTGCAGACAGGCTCCATCCTGTCAACCCTAACCTCTCTGGATGCTCTTTTCTCCTGGGACACTGTCTTTAAGCTATTGGCCATTGCCATGGTGGCATTAATTCCTGGAACCCTCATTAAAAAATTTAGTCAGAAACATCTGCAATTGAATGAAACAAGCACTGCTAATCACATACACAGTAGAAAAGATACGTGA